In a genomic window of Niallia taxi:
- a CDS encoding tetratricopeptide repeat protein, translating to MNLNAKAIELYENNELDQALLLFKEAVRQERNVQSLHNLAWMLCYEEDDYLQAIVLLEEAIVKEPNSHFPYHLLGEIYIRIEKPDKAIPILKRGMEMLSTKEAYNNLGVAFFQAGDKANASAFFLKASGSSDYALYSHVKCLIELGSYDRAELLLDTFTREDEEFVGEVDLADLYAEINSFKKANHWYDKGWEGYFKEPYWVSRYIYCLVQAGEIEKARNIVESLIKEKQLELEEGFGDECFDDWTEKEKEEEIKELKTHKIEYEKMIDAAIEGIKEPLHFEPQIQTACYLFGCKRHGNPEVKEV from the coding sequence ATGAATCTTAATGCAAAGGCGATTGAATTATATGAAAACAATGAGTTGGATCAAGCACTGTTGCTATTTAAGGAAGCTGTAAGGCAGGAAAGGAATGTGCAGTCTTTACATAATCTAGCCTGGATGCTTTGTTATGAGGAGGATGATTATCTTCAAGCTATTGTTTTGCTGGAGGAGGCAATTGTTAAGGAGCCAAATTCGCACTTTCCTTATCATTTACTCGGAGAAATATATATTAGAATAGAAAAACCTGATAAAGCGATCCCGATTCTTAAAAGAGGAATGGAGATGCTGTCTACAAAAGAGGCATATAATAATTTAGGTGTTGCGTTTTTCCAGGCCGGAGATAAAGCAAATGCTTCTGCTTTTTTTCTGAAAGCATCTGGAAGCTCTGACTATGCATTATACTCTCATGTCAAATGCTTAATTGAGCTTGGCAGTTATGATAGAGCTGAGTTACTTTTAGATACATTTACGAGAGAGGATGAGGAGTTTGTTGGTGAAGTAGATTTGGCAGATTTATATGCAGAAATTAACTCGTTTAAGAAGGCAAATCATTGGTACGATAAAGGTTGGGAAGGATATTTCAAGGAGCCTTATTGGGTAAGCAGGTATATTTATTGCCTTGTACAGGCAGGTGAAATAGAAAAGGCGAGAAACATTGTAGAAAGCTTAATCAAGGAAAAACAGTTAGAATTAGAAGAAGGTTTTGGAGATGAGTGTTTTGATGATTGGACCGAGAAAGAGAAGGAAGAAGAAATAAAAGAGCTTAAAACACATAAAATTGAGTACGAAAAAATGATAGATGCAGCAATTGAAGGTATTAAGGAGCCACTGCACTTTGAGCCACAAATACAAACAGCTTGCTATTTATTTGGCTGTAAACGACACGGTAATCCAGAAGTTAAGGAAGTGTAG
- a CDS encoding alpha/beta-type small acid-soluble spore protein yields MANNNSSNELLVPGAESALEQMKYEIAQEFGVQLGAETVARANGSVGGEITKRLVATAQSQLAGQQGTTR; encoded by the coding sequence ATGGCAAACAACAATAGCAGCAACGAACTATTAGTGCCAGGTGCTGAATCTGCACTTGAGCAAATGAAATATGAAATTGCACAAGAATTCGGTGTTCAGCTTGGTGCTGAAACAGTAGCTCGTGCCAACGGTTCAGTTGGTGGTGAGATCACAAAACGTCTTGTAGCAACAGCTCAATCACAATTAGCTGGTCAACAAGGTACAACTCGCTAA
- a CDS encoding PrsW family intramembrane metalloprotease has protein sequence MKCPQCVYTNPEGVKFCISCGEKFIKDNAPGDDNSFFYEFAHYVDMVPNKERSVNPKFNNIFSRVFHDHSELEAERLFIVGTALTTPKLSEVTDTWPKPWLFARVFIIALLTFAGFYIGVSYFHNANFIPGLILTGSFAVPFTTLIFFWEMNAPQNIAFYRVMYIVLLGGILSMLVALLFFDILRNTSNAITTGIVEELAKTITVISFVRFRKYRFILNGLLIGAAVGVGFAAFETAGYALRALLSGGGEHLYYTILWRGILAPGGHVAWSALAGAAFCRVQGSENFRPSMLLRFQFLRVFALVVLMHAFWDYDAPWMFPYGQLGLMAASWVAVFLLIRAGLKEIGRMKLKI, from the coding sequence TTGAAGTGTCCACAATGTGTATATACAAATCCAGAGGGTGTGAAGTTTTGCATAAGCTGTGGAGAGAAATTTATTAAAGATAATGCTCCTGGCGACGACAACAGCTTCTTTTACGAATTTGCTCATTATGTTGATATGGTTCCAAACAAAGAACGCTCTGTTAACCCAAAATTCAATAATATATTTTCACGTGTATTCCATGATCACAGTGAATTAGAAGCAGAAAGGCTTTTTATCGTAGGCACTGCTTTAACAACACCAAAGCTGTCTGAGGTGACAGATACGTGGCCGAAGCCTTGGCTGTTTGCGAGGGTTTTTATTATTGCACTCCTTACGTTTGCAGGGTTTTACATAGGTGTCAGCTATTTTCATAATGCTAACTTTATTCCAGGTCTGATTTTAACAGGCTCATTCGCTGTCCCATTCACGACTTTAATTTTCTTCTGGGAAATGAATGCCCCACAAAATATTGCCTTTTACAGAGTAATGTATATCGTATTGCTAGGTGGAATCCTTTCGATGCTAGTTGCATTGCTGTTTTTCGATATACTGAGAAACACGTCTAATGCCATAACAACAGGTATTGTCGAGGAGCTTGCGAAAACAATTACAGTTATTTCATTTGTGCGCTTTCGGAAATACAGATTTATCCTAAATGGCCTGCTTATAGGAGCTGCTGTTGGTGTGGGCTTTGCAGCCTTTGAAACAGCGGGATACGCATTAAGGGCATTGCTATCAGGTGGTGGGGAGCATTTGTACTATACCATTTTGTGGAGAGGTATTCTTGCACCAGGTGGACATGTTGCTTGGTCGGCATTAGCGGGAGCAGCATTTTGCAGAGTTCAAGGCTCGGAAAATTTCAGACCAAGCATGCTGCTTCGCTTCCAATTTTTGCGTGTGTTTGCATTAGTGGTGCTGATGCATGCCTTTTGGGATTATGATGCACCATGGATGTTTCCGTACGGACAGCTTGGCCTCATGGCAGCCTCATGGGTTGCTGTATTTCTGCTAATTCGTGCAGGTTTAAAAGAGATCGGAAGAATGAAATTAAAAATTTGA
- a CDS encoding alpha/beta fold hydrolase gives MQINKEKVKTSKGVVEYSVCGSGEPNIILINGGSGPIEGWMKVLEDVSKLSSVFCYNRLGVGGSDKPQENQDGITIIETLRETLSLISIDPPYVIVGHSLGGLYANLFARLYPDEVAAIVFLEASHPEDMKLDEYQGKIIKTINKLLSIFDSLSQHKKLGEVHFVKETINQINLHETFPDIPLYAITGTKENWFMPKEALTIRRKNQLDLLSLTSYSKQTLADNSGHFPQLTDPNIVIEIINNAVQKIKENY, from the coding sequence TTGCAGATAAATAAGGAAAAAGTAAAAACATCAAAAGGAGTCGTAGAGTATTCAGTTTGTGGGAGTGGAGAACCAAATATTATCTTAATTAACGGTGGTTCAGGTCCTATTGAAGGTTGGATGAAGGTGTTAGAAGATGTTTCTAAATTGTCTTCCGTGTTTTGTTATAATCGGTTAGGTGTAGGAGGCAGTGACAAACCGCAAGAAAATCAAGATGGAATAACGATTATAGAGACCTTGCGTGAAACACTTTCATTAATTTCCATAGATCCGCCATATGTGATTGTTGGTCACTCGCTTGGTGGTTTATATGCTAATCTTTTTGCTCGGCTTTATCCTGATGAAGTAGCTGCGATTGTTTTTTTAGAGGCAAGCCATCCCGAGGATATGAAACTGGATGAGTATCAAGGCAAAATAATTAAAACAATTAATAAATTGCTGTCCATATTCGATTCATTATCACAACATAAAAAACTCGGCGAAGTACATTTTGTGAAAGAGACAATTAACCAAATCAATCTTCATGAAACTTTTCCAGACATTCCTTTATATGCAATTACAGGAACTAAGGAAAATTGGTTTATGCCTAAAGAAGCTTTAACGATTAGACGAAAAAATCAACTGGATCTACTTTCTTTAACAAGTTATAGTAAACAAACATTAGCAGATAACAGCGGGCATTTTCCTCAGTTAACAGACCCAAATATAGTCATTGAGATTATCAATAATGCAGTCCAAAAGATAAAAGAGAATTATTAA
- a CDS encoding Cof-type HAD-IIB family hydrolase, whose protein sequence is MQKIIFLDIDGTLVNDHGIIPDSAKLAVRLAREKGHLVYICTGRSKAELFPEILEVGFDGIIGAAGGYIEIDQEVLLHEKVATEDVRHIVAYFDNHGVDFYLESNGGLFASKNCKAHIQNIINRFLDENPHAKEEVEKGIQPFHDCLIEGEDLIREDINKISFLGSDLPIAEISKEFSAKFNVISSTVPIFGENSGELSVPGIHKATAIEKLLNHLQLDKQHSFGYGDGLNDLEMLEYVQYGIAMGNAKEPVKLAADDITDTHDEHGIYNSFKKYGLL, encoded by the coding sequence ATGCAAAAAATCATATTTTTGGATATAGACGGAACACTAGTTAATGATCATGGAATAATACCAGATTCAGCAAAATTAGCAGTACGTTTAGCAAGGGAAAAAGGTCATTTAGTTTATATATGTACAGGTCGTTCTAAAGCAGAGCTCTTTCCTGAAATATTGGAGGTCGGCTTTGACGGGATTATCGGGGCAGCTGGCGGTTATATTGAAATAGATCAAGAGGTTTTGCTGCATGAAAAGGTAGCTACAGAAGATGTGCGACATATTGTAGCATATTTTGATAACCATGGAGTAGATTTTTATTTAGAATCCAATGGCGGATTATTCGCAAGTAAGAATTGTAAAGCGCATATCCAAAACATTATTAATAGATTTCTTGATGAAAACCCTCATGCAAAGGAAGAAGTGGAGAAAGGTATACAGCCCTTTCATGATTGCTTGATTGAAGGTGAAGATTTGATCAGAGAAGATATAAATAAAATTTCCTTTTTAGGTTCAGACTTGCCAATTGCTGAAATCAGTAAAGAATTCTCTGCTAAATTTAATGTTATTTCAAGCACTGTTCCTATCTTCGGTGAAAACAGCGGAGAATTATCTGTTCCAGGCATTCATAAAGCAACAGCTATTGAAAAGCTTCTAAATCATTTGCAACTGGATAAGCAACATAGTTTTGGTTATGGTGATGGGTTAAATGATTTAGAAATGCTTGAATATGTCCAATATGGGATTGCAATGGGAAATGCAAAGGAACCCGTTAAGCTTGCTGCAGATGATATAACAGATACCCATGACGAGCACGGTATTTATAACAGCTTTAAGAAATACGGTTTACTTTAA
- a CDS encoding helix-turn-helix transcriptional regulator — MTYSDVIRQSIEFIEKNIHDELQLDMLARKAGFSKFHYHRIFLKEVGVSASEYVRYRRLAFAANMLLYTDEKIIDIAFYLRFEAQESFSRSFKKYYHLPPGQYRKIMTKLTRQREETDMKNNQLLKGWHLSGTSPAQYEIGIDREIVHKGKASGFLKTITTTPSHEFGTMMQQFKAEKHAGKRLKLSGFIKTKQVDVSCGFWMRVDDNFGDVLQFDNMSNRPITGDTEWNHYAIVLDIPKNSAVIAFGVLLSGSGQVWLDELRFEEVDEQTPTTNIDFLEELLEEPVNLSFEE, encoded by the coding sequence ATGACTTACAGTGACGTAATTCGCCAATCAATTGAATTTATCGAGAAAAACATTCACGATGAACTACAGCTCGATATGCTTGCCAGAAAAGCAGGCTTTTCAAAGTTTCATTACCATCGGATATTTCTAAAGGAGGTTGGGGTTTCCGCTTCTGAATATGTTCGATACCGCAGACTTGCATTTGCTGCAAACATGCTTCTGTATACAGATGAAAAAATAATCGATATTGCGTTTTACCTACGTTTCGAAGCACAGGAATCCTTCAGCCGCTCCTTTAAAAAATATTATCATCTGCCACCAGGACAATATCGAAAAATCATGACTAAGTTAACAAGACAAAGGGAGGAAACCGACATGAAAAATAATCAATTATTAAAAGGCTGGCATTTAAGTGGCACAAGTCCTGCTCAATATGAGATAGGGATTGATCGAGAAATTGTTCACAAAGGAAAGGCATCAGGATTTCTAAAAACTATTACTACGACACCCTCCCATGAATTTGGAACAATGATGCAGCAATTCAAGGCAGAAAAACATGCTGGTAAAAGGTTAAAGCTATCAGGTTTTATTAAAACAAAACAGGTAGATGTTTCTTGTGGTTTTTGGATGAGAGTCGATGACAATTTTGGTGATGTATTGCAATTTGATAATATGAGCAACCGTCCTATTACAGGTGACACAGAGTGGAATCATTATGCCATCGTTTTAGATATACCGAAAAATAGTGCAGTCATTGCCTTTGGCGTTTTGCTTTCAGGCAGCGGTCAAGTCTGGTTAGATGAATTGCGTTTTGAGGAGGTAGACGAACAAACACCAACAACAAATATTGATTTTCTTGAGGAGCTATTAGAAGAGCCAGTAAACCTATCATTTGAGGAATGA
- a CDS encoding acid phosphatase, with translation MSNKRVQKKNKKNQKSTIPILLLTTLLTTQGAYTASAADNSAIEPKPGAYGYYVDVYGSNESSNMTPETNSSIGVLSKFLDIWQPGDSWDNGKVLNESVHNHNINTSIAITKNRTEAEAKDAYLSDRRNQNYSVITGLGPYADNFKTGANAGTTIPDEIPQDATSVKYEDGGNSNGNWAETNSSLGNMVNLINTIRWTGASTSSAKAYYSYKRPFRWSEDVSMLPTLVPAKKDDPSSDGGFPSGHTNAAYLASYGLAYAVPERFEEMMTRASELGNSRIVAGMHSPLDVIGGRVMATAVAAAALNDPANKAVKDAAFKEAHEVLLTQDATSYDAYSDYETNKQNYTKRLTYGFQQIGDTTKPMVVPKGAEVLLETRFPYLDDMQRRWVLYTTGLPSGYPVLDDTEGWGRLNLFAAAGGYEDFETDVNVTMDSSLGGFNAADSWKNDIAGSGKLTKDGTGVLTLTGDNTYTGGTVIEEGSLIASSSTAFGSGDVINNGGTVNENVSSGLIIEQDFIQTDAGTLELHIGSKEEVLNIDGEATFGGTLKLDFTDGYVPAEDATIISYSSLTNDSKFTEVEITGLPENYQVAYADNAVHIVSTDQEETDNNNPENPSNPDEPVDNEEENNTDNPTPVNPDDNTNEETTNNENTNQDNNNAGNDKYEENTAETGSKSENVSTGSKTADTDSVKNPHTGDDTNIFLYVGTLLASAAAAAIVFWKRKLKKADQ, from the coding sequence TTGTCGAATAAAAGAGTGCAGAAAAAGAATAAAAAAAATCAAAAGTCTACAATCCCAATTTTACTATTAACAACATTATTAACTACACAAGGTGCATATACAGCTTCAGCAGCAGATAATTCTGCCATTGAACCAAAACCAGGAGCTTACGGTTATTATGTTGATGTATATGGCAGTAATGAAAGTTCAAATATGACCCCCGAAACAAACTCCTCTATCGGTGTGCTCTCCAAATTTTTAGACATTTGGCAGCCAGGAGATTCTTGGGATAACGGTAAAGTTTTAAATGAGAGTGTACATAATCATAATATAAATACATCTATCGCTATCACGAAAAATCGCACAGAAGCAGAAGCGAAGGACGCATACCTTAGTGACCGCCGCAATCAGAACTACAGTGTAATAACAGGTCTTGGTCCTTATGCTGATAATTTTAAGACTGGTGCCAATGCTGGAACAACGATTCCAGATGAGATTCCTCAAGATGCGACAAGTGTTAAATATGAGGATGGCGGAAACAGTAACGGCAATTGGGCAGAAACTAATTCCAGTCTCGGAAATATGGTGAATCTAATTAATACTATCCGCTGGACAGGAGCTTCAACCTCGTCTGCAAAAGCTTATTACAGCTATAAACGTCCATTCCGTTGGAGTGAGGATGTAAGCATGCTGCCAACGCTTGTTCCAGCGAAAAAGGATGACCCTTCAAGCGACGGAGGCTTCCCAAGCGGACATACGAATGCTGCTTATTTAGCATCATACGGACTTGCTTACGCAGTGCCAGAACGCTTTGAAGAAATGATGACAAGAGCATCAGAGCTTGGAAACAGCCGTATTGTTGCGGGAATGCATTCACCACTTGATGTCATTGGCGGCAGAGTAATGGCGACAGCTGTTGCTGCAGCAGCATTGAATGATCCAGCAAATAAAGCGGTGAAGGATGCTGCCTTTAAGGAAGCGCATGAAGTACTGCTGACACAGGATGCCACTTCTTATGATGCATACAGTGATTACGAAACAAATAAACAAAACTATACAAAACGTCTTACATACGGGTTCCAACAAATTGGCGACACAACAAAACCGATGGTCGTGCCAAAAGGTGCAGAAGTATTGCTTGAAACACGTTTTCCTTATTTAGATGACATGCAACGCCGCTGGGTGCTGTATACAACAGGCTTGCCATCTGGATATCCTGTTTTAGATGACACAGAAGGCTGGGGCCGCTTAAATCTATTTGCAGCTGCAGGCGGATATGAGGATTTTGAAACAGATGTAAATGTAACAATGGATAGCTCACTTGGAGGCTTTAATGCCGCTGATAGCTGGAAAAACGATATCGCAGGTTCAGGTAAGCTGACGAAGGATGGAACTGGTGTGTTAACACTTACTGGTGATAACACATACACTGGTGGCACAGTTATTGAGGAAGGTTCCCTAATTGCAAGTTCAAGCACTGCGTTTGGTTCAGGTGATGTCATTAATAATGGCGGAACAGTTAATGAAAATGTATCGAGCGGTCTGATAATCGAACAAGACTTTATCCAAACGGATGCTGGAACACTTGAACTTCATATTGGCAGCAAGGAAGAAGTGTTAAATATTGATGGAGAAGCTACATTCGGCGGTACCTTAAAGCTTGATTTTACGGATGGTTATGTACCTGCAGAGGATGCAACTATCATCAGCTACAGCTCATTGACGAATGACAGCAAATTTACCGAAGTCGAAATAACAGGATTACCGGAAAACTATCAAGTAGCATATGCAGATAATGCAGTCCATATTGTATCAACGGATCAAGAAGAAACAGATAACAATAACCCTGAAAATCCATCGAATCCAGATGAACCAGTTGATAACGAAGAAGAGAACAATACAGACAATCCAACACCAGTAAACCCAGATGATAATACGAACGAAGAAACTACAAATAATGAAAACACAAACCAAGATAACAATAATGCTGGAAATGATAAGTATGAAGAAAATACTGCTGAAACAGGAAGCAAGAGTGAAAATGTAAGCACTGGTAGTAAAACAGCGGACACAGATTCAGTGAAAAATCCGCACACTGGTGATGATACAAACATCTTTTTATATGTAGGTACATTACTAGCATCAGCAGCAGCTGCTGCCATCGTATTCTGGAAAAGAAAGCTGAAAAAAGCAGACCAATAA
- the srtB gene encoding class B sortase: MTTTIQRKKFNWIQALILFISLGIFVFSLLKIGDIVYGYAKNDQIMKDIQAVYHEEAKANDQASVTPLQSLTDINQDIVGWLTIADTKIDYPILQTTNNDYYLTHNYKNEVSKEGSIFMDYRNSADITEKQTILYGHEMKNGSMFGELKKFLDLDFISQHKSFSYQTNAASYEVEIFSVYATTTSFDYLKTEFSSEADYKEYLQTISDKSIYDLNMPISEQDQIITLSTCSNLSNPKDGRLVVHGKLKKIPS; the protein is encoded by the coding sequence GTGACAACAACTATACAGCGAAAAAAATTCAACTGGATCCAAGCATTAATCCTGTTTATTTCACTTGGCATATTCGTTTTTAGTCTATTAAAAATTGGCGATATTGTGTACGGTTATGCGAAAAACGACCAAATTATGAAGGATATTCAAGCAGTTTATCATGAAGAGGCAAAAGCAAATGACCAAGCTTCAGTTACACCGCTCCAAAGTCTAACAGACATAAATCAAGATATTGTTGGCTGGCTGACAATTGCTGATACAAAAATTGATTATCCGATCCTTCAGACCACCAATAACGATTACTACTTAACACATAACTACAAAAACGAAGTGTCAAAGGAAGGCAGTATTTTTATGGACTATCGAAACAGTGCAGACATCACAGAAAAACAAACGATTCTTTATGGTCATGAAATGAAAAATGGCTCTATGTTTGGAGAACTCAAGAAGTTTTTAGACTTAGATTTCATATCCCAGCATAAGAGTTTTTCCTATCAAACAAATGCTGCCAGTTACGAGGTGGAAATATTTTCTGTGTATGCAACAACTACAAGCTTTGATTATTTAAAGACAGAGTTCTCAAGTGAAGCTGACTACAAAGAATATTTACAAACTATTTCAGATAAATCTATTTATGACTTAAATATGCCGATAAGTGAACAAGACCAAATCATTACATTATCAACATGCAGTAACCTTTCAAATCCAAAGGATGGCAGACTTGTAGTGCATGGAAAACTTAAAAAAATCCCGTCATAA
- a CDS encoding GNAT family N-acetyltransferase, which translates to MLTKEQLLAIKDLKAICESKEKYELKLNFDMLESRKGDFQEDYFHYEDGQLVGFLGSYGFGNKVEICGMVHPDFRRKGVFSMLFEACVKDLNDRNIESLLLNAPADSASAKSFLKSIPCTYYMTEYQMKWQAIEMNVDPTVIIRPSLSTEDFEAEVQLDIQAFGFKEEEARHYNEILRENSQEQRFIITVDGETAGKMRVAEANNEAWIYGFAIFPALQGNGIGRKALSCIVNNMNQKGLSIYLEVETKNHHALRLYEACGFRSYHSQDYYDYHLTN; encoded by the coding sequence ATGCTAACAAAAGAACAATTACTAGCAATAAAAGACCTTAAAGCTATATGTGAAAGCAAAGAAAAATACGAGCTGAAGCTTAATTTCGATATGCTGGAATCCAGAAAAGGAGATTTTCAGGAGGATTATTTTCATTATGAAGACGGTCAGCTAGTCGGATTTCTCGGCAGCTATGGATTTGGCAATAAAGTAGAGATTTGTGGCATGGTTCATCCGGACTTTCGCCGCAAAGGGGTTTTTTCGATGCTATTTGAAGCTTGTGTTAAAGATTTAAACGATCGCAATATCGAGAGTCTTTTATTGAATGCACCTGCTGACTCTGCATCTGCAAAAAGCTTCCTTAAAAGCATACCTTGTACGTATTATATGACAGAGTATCAAATGAAGTGGCAAGCAATAGAAATGAATGTAGATCCTACAGTCATTATTAGGCCATCCCTTTCAACTGAGGATTTTGAAGCGGAAGTTCAGCTTGATATCCAAGCATTCGGTTTTAAGGAAGAGGAAGCACGGCATTATAATGAAATACTCAGAGAAAACAGCCAAGAGCAAAGATTTATTATTACAGTAGACGGGGAAACGGCAGGGAAAATGAGAGTGGCTGAAGCAAATAATGAAGCATGGATTTATGGGTTTGCGATCTTTCCAGCACTTCAAGGAAACGGTATTGGTAGAAAAGCTTTATCCTGCATTGTAAACAACATGAATCAGAAAGGTCTATCTATTTATCTTGAGGTAGAGACCAAAAATCATCATGCCCTTAGGCTTTATGAAGCTTGTGGTTTTAGAAGCTACCACTCTCAAGATTATTATGACTATCACCTAACTAATTAA
- a CDS encoding GNAT family N-acetyltransferase yields MEIKTVAKWDEELWQDANTLYNEAFGEKGAKPVKIIKNMLAKGIAELHVGYSDKKPVVMALTGKLINDKVMLIDYLAVSETERNHGIGKQFVALMRQKAIAEGYEMLIIEAESEMTPDNKRRMAFWQTCGFRLTAYIHTYIWVPETYQAMYLPLTDKVTEKQGEELFVSINTFHRLSFSEVKK; encoded by the coding sequence ATGGAAATAAAAACAGTTGCCAAATGGGACGAAGAGCTTTGGCAGGATGCTAATACCCTGTACAATGAAGCATTTGGAGAAAAAGGGGCCAAGCCAGTTAAAATTATCAAAAACATGCTGGCAAAAGGCATAGCCGAGCTTCATGTCGGCTACAGTGACAAAAAACCAGTTGTCATGGCACTCACAGGGAAGCTAATAAATGACAAGGTAATGCTCATTGACTATTTGGCCGTATCAGAAACAGAGCGGAATCACGGTATTGGCAAACAATTTGTTGCATTAATGAGACAAAAGGCAATTGCAGAAGGATATGAAATGTTAATTATCGAAGCAGAGTCAGAAATGACACCAGACAATAAAAGGCGTATGGCCTTTTGGCAAACATGCGGTTTTCGGCTCACTGCGTATATCCATACATATATTTGGGTTCCGGAAACCTATCAGGCGATGTATCTTCCGTTAACAGATAAAGTGACGGAGAAACAAGGGGAAGAGCTGTTCGTTTCTATTAATACATTTCACCGTTTATCTTTTAGTGAGGTTAAGAAATAA
- a CDS encoding VOC family protein: MNYVLDHVGIAVRSIDDTLPFYLTVLKGTLEDRYTSDAPGVEVHVAVVRTEDKVIELLEPTNKNSPMARFIKQRGKGVHHLAYRVDNLDDAIYEARKEGVRFLDDTRRVNARGRRLIYLNPASTNGTLIEFCDYVKSY; this comes from the coding sequence TTGAACTATGTTTTAGACCATGTCGGAATTGCCGTACGAAGCATTGATGATACATTACCATTTTATCTTACTGTTTTAAAAGGCACATTAGAGGACCGTTATACAAGTGATGCGCCAGGTGTTGAAGTGCATGTAGCTGTAGTGCGAACGGAAGATAAAGTAATCGAATTACTAGAACCAACAAACAAAAACTCGCCAATGGCCCGTTTTATTAAACAGCGCGGGAAAGGGGTACACCATCTTGCTTATCGTGTTGATAATTTAGATGATGCAATATATGAAGCACGCAAAGAAGGAGTCCGTTTTCTCGATGATACACGAAGAGTAAACGCACGAGGAAGACGGCTAATTTATTTAAACCCAGCTTCGACGAATGGTACATTGATTGAGTTTTGTGATTATGTAAAGAGCTATTAG
- a CDS encoding helix-turn-helix domain-containing protein gives MVNKAEALIHPVRIKISQALIRSGENGLTPLEMVKMIKDVPQATVYRHIQVMLDAGIIRIVKERKVRSVVEKYYVLNAEEAKLKGADWKNATTEEKLNYFSFYQIALLNQYESYLAKLNDQERTEDLSTFSLAEMKLDEKSFHHFQQELNELIVKYHNRSQTNKDSEPFRTVAITIIPET, from the coding sequence ATGGTAAATAAAGCGGAAGCATTAATCCATCCTGTGCGAATAAAAATATCTCAAGCCCTAATAAGAAGTGGTGAAAACGGACTGACACCGTTAGAAATGGTAAAGATGATTAAGGATGTACCACAAGCAACTGTGTATCGACATATTCAAGTCATGCTGGATGCCGGTATTATACGGATTGTTAAGGAAAGAAAAGTTCGTTCTGTTGTGGAAAAGTATTATGTTTTAAATGCAGAGGAAGCGAAATTAAAGGGGGCAGATTGGAAGAACGCAACAACAGAGGAGAAGCTGAATTATTTTTCGTTTTATCAAATAGCGCTTTTAAATCAATACGAAAGCTATTTAGCAAAATTAAACGACCAAGAAAGGACAGAGGATCTTTCTACCTTCTCTTTAGCTGAAATGAAGCTCGATGAAAAGAGCTTCCACCATTTCCAGCAAGAGCTGAATGAGCTAATAGTTAAATACCATAACAGATCGCAAACAAATAAGGACAGTGAGCCTTTTAGAACCGTTGCAATAACCATCATACCAGAAACTTAA
- a CDS encoding PLD nuclease N-terminal domain-containing protein, translating into MNLHYGLDDLKDFDFVAILPIILPFFLIGFILVLLALIDLFRNRTYRQHVLMWTLIILLINPIGPILYFIIGRKG; encoded by the coding sequence ATGAATTTACATTACGGGTTAGATGATTTAAAGGACTTTGATTTTGTCGCGATTTTGCCAATTATATTACCGTTTTTTTTAATAGGCTTTATTTTAGTTCTCCTTGCATTAATTGATTTATTTAGAAATCGAACATATCGGCAGCATGTTTTGATGTGGACGCTTATCATTTTGCTTATTAACCCAATTGGCCCAATTTTGTATTTTATTATAGGAAGAAAGGGGTAA